Proteins encoded in a region of the Paraburkholderia flava genome:
- a CDS encoding response regulator yields MATQILVVDDDVELRDLLRDYLARQGIEVSVLHDAGSLERRLERERPDLIVLDLMMPGVDGLTALRKLRAAGDDIPVIMLTARADDVDRIVGLELGADDYLGKPFNPRELLARVQAVLRRRRTLPSAAAPEQREPFSFGRFTLDFQSRTLHQEGRPLTLSGSEFALLKIFVNHPMRTLTRERLLELLHGPEYDGTDRGIDVQVWRLRRILETDPSVPRFIQTVRGRGYVFVPDGEQHAPSH; encoded by the coding sequence ATGGCTACTCAAATTCTTGTCGTCGACGACGACGTCGAACTGCGCGACCTGCTGCGCGACTATCTCGCCCGTCAAGGCATCGAGGTTTCGGTGCTGCACGACGCGGGGTCGCTCGAACGGCGGCTCGAACGCGAACGTCCCGACCTGATCGTGCTGGACCTGATGATGCCGGGCGTGGACGGGCTGACCGCATTGCGCAAGCTGCGCGCGGCCGGCGACGACATCCCGGTCATTATGTTGACTGCGCGTGCCGACGACGTGGACCGTATCGTCGGTCTCGAACTGGGCGCGGACGATTACCTCGGCAAACCGTTCAATCCACGCGAACTGCTCGCGCGCGTGCAGGCGGTGCTGCGCCGTCGCCGCACGCTGCCGTCGGCGGCGGCGCCCGAACAGCGTGAGCCGTTTTCGTTCGGCCGCTTCACGCTCGACTTCCAGTCGCGCACGCTGCATCAGGAAGGCCGGCCGCTCACGCTGTCGGGCAGCGAATTCGCGCTGCTGAAAATCTTCGTCAATCACCCGATGCGCACGCTCACCCGCGAACGTCTGCTCGAACTGCTGCACGGTCCCGAGTACGACGGCACCGACCGCGGCATCGACGTGCAGGTCTGGCGCCTGCGGCGCATTCTCGAAACGGACCCGTCCGTGCCGCGCTTCATCCAGACCGTGCGCGGGCGCGGCTACGTGTTCGTGCCGGACGGCGAACAGCATGCGCCGTCCCATTGA
- a CDS encoding periplasmic heavy metal sensor: MSAKTSRLFAVAAASLALVTGLAYAAAPASAPDGGPGGWHGGHFMKQIKALHDQLKLNTDQERQWQAALDTMKQGRTAARANHEQMKQQFQTMQQQPILDLNALHSAHQRIEQQDAQLREQTATAWLNFYNGLNDQQKTIVSTALKQHFAKMAARHEKMHERWEQRHDGAASSAAIGLKP; encoded by the coding sequence ATGTCCGCGAAGACTTCGCGCCTCTTTGCCGTCGCCGCGGCATCGCTTGCTCTCGTCACCGGCCTGGCCTACGCGGCCGCTCCGGCCTCCGCCCCCGATGGCGGTCCCGGCGGCTGGCACGGCGGCCACTTCATGAAGCAGATCAAGGCGCTGCACGACCAGCTGAAACTGAACACCGACCAGGAACGGCAATGGCAGGCCGCGCTCGACACGATGAAGCAGGGCCGCACGGCTGCCCGCGCGAATCACGAGCAGATGAAGCAGCAGTTCCAGACGATGCAGCAACAGCCGATCCTCGATCTGAACGCGCTGCATAGCGCGCATCAACGTATCGAGCAGCAGGATGCGCAACTGCGCGAACAGACCGCGACCGCGTGGCTGAACTTCTACAACGGCCTGAACGACCAGCAGAAGACCATCGTCAGCACCGCGCTCAAGCAGCACTTCGCGAAGATGGCGGCGCGCCACGAGAAGATGCACGAGCGCTGGGAGCAGCGTCATGATGGCGCTGCGTCGTCGGCGGCCATTGGTTTGAAGCCGTAA
- a CDS encoding ATP-binding protein — protein MRRPIDSLFGRLALLVVGVLLVSHFAGYVMFRLERNQFQSRYAVEEAIFLVDAVRQHVVHSPDQPLPSRVRLVDPASADVPPEHPDLPAGLRRFLDDVRDRVPSTTQVRIGWPGKPPVLWVRALTDPNWIVVPVQPLRPPRSLDRMMLWLTVIFSVGVMAALFAAWQLQQPLRSLAQAVARFGRGLPVPPVPERGPRELRQLTRGFNEMVRDIAHTENDRAVMLAGVAHDLKTPLARLRLRAEMMDEAKVRDGVVRDVDSLTHIVEQFLVFAHDGADRSEAVEVDAQCERIVRSYRAVASGAPAVLTNLAAGSAFRLPAATLDRILSNLLDNAHAYGAPPIIVATARVGDGYTLSVSDNGKGIAAQDLINASRPFVRLDPARGGNGHSGLGLAIVERLVRRAGGEWEIGNHDGRGLRVLMTFPDEVMPKATLAAQAAW, from the coding sequence ATGCGCCGTCCCATTGATTCGCTGTTCGGACGACTGGCTCTGCTGGTCGTCGGCGTGCTGCTCGTCTCGCATTTCGCGGGCTACGTGATGTTCCGTCTGGAACGCAACCAGTTCCAGAGCCGCTACGCAGTAGAAGAAGCGATCTTCCTCGTCGACGCCGTGCGTCAGCACGTCGTGCACAGCCCCGATCAGCCTTTGCCGTCGCGCGTGCGACTCGTCGACCCCGCGAGTGCCGACGTGCCGCCGGAGCATCCGGACTTGCCGGCAGGGCTGCGCCGTTTCCTCGACGACGTCCGCGACCGGGTGCCGTCTACCACTCAGGTGCGCATCGGCTGGCCCGGCAAGCCGCCCGTGCTGTGGGTGCGCGCGCTCACCGACCCCAACTGGATCGTCGTGCCGGTGCAGCCGCTGCGGCCGCCGCGCTCGCTCGACCGGATGATGCTGTGGCTCACGGTGATCTTTTCGGTCGGCGTGATGGCCGCGCTCTTTGCCGCGTGGCAGTTGCAGCAGCCGCTGCGCTCGCTGGCACAGGCCGTTGCACGCTTCGGTCGCGGGCTACCGGTGCCGCCGGTGCCCGAGCGCGGGCCGCGCGAACTGCGTCAGCTCACGCGCGGTTTCAACGAGATGGTGCGGGACATCGCGCACACCGAGAACGATCGCGCGGTGATGCTCGCGGGCGTCGCGCACGATCTGAAGACGCCGCTTGCGCGTCTGCGGTTGCGGGCCGAGATGATGGACGAGGCGAAGGTGCGCGATGGTGTCGTGCGCGACGTCGATTCGTTGACGCATATCGTCGAGCAGTTTCTGGTTTTTGCGCACGACGGTGCCGATCGCAGTGAAGCGGTCGAAGTCGATGCGCAGTGCGAGCGGATCGTGCGTAGCTATCGCGCGGTCGCATCCGGTGCGCCGGCCGTACTCACGAACCTGGCTGCGGGCTCGGCCTTCCGGCTACCGGCCGCGACGCTCGATCGCATCCTGTCGAACCTGCTCGACAACGCGCATGCGTACGGTGCGCCGCCGATCATCGTGGCGACCGCACGCGTGGGCGACGGCTATACGCTGTCGGTCAGCGACAACGGCAAGGGCATTGCCGCGCAGGATCTGATCAATGCGAGCCGGCCGTTCGTGCGGCTCGACCCCGCGCGCGGCGGCAACGGACACAGCGGTCTCGGTCTTGCGATCGTCGAACGGCTGGTGCGCCGCGCGGGCGGCGAATGGGAAATCGGCAATCACGACGGCCGCGGTCTGCGCGTGCTGATGACGTTTCCGGACGAAGTGATGCCGAAGGCCACGTTGGCTGCACAGGCTGCGTGGTGA
- a CDS encoding ABC transporter permease, which translates to MDFSFDLKRTANASAWRLLPNGWDFVAFPLILCVIAMAAIGFHQTMAPISTLKSQVISLAPTNLPEYAMRTTLRMLAAMVASLTFTLVYGTLAAKSRRAGLVLVPILDILQSVPVLGYISFTVTFFLAMFPGRVLGAELAAIFAIFTSQAWNMTFSFYQSLRTVPRDLDEVSRGFHLTSWQRFWKLEVPFSMPGLIWNMMMSMSGGWFFVVASEAITVGNNTITLPGIGAYLAQAITEKNMHAIGWVILTMTVVILAYDQFLFRPLVAWADKFRMENTSSGHAPESWLLDLIRRTRLIHRLLVPLGWMFARAARIPLRLPSFNRVRFHVPQRQKSSRVGDIVWTILVILLTVYVVYHVIAYVRTGVTLGEVGHVFVLGLITLLRVILLIAIASVVWVPIGVLIGLRPALAQKIQPIAQFLAAFPANLLFPVFVIVIVRFHLNPDIWLSPLIVLGTQWYILFNVIAGASSYPNDYREAAKNFRIRGWQWWRQVMLPGVFPYYVTGAITASGGAWNASIVAEFVQWGDTRVAAHGLGSYIAQTTAAGDYPKIILGIAVMSLFVTLFNRLLWRPMYAYAEAKLRLD; encoded by the coding sequence ATGGATTTCAGTTTCGATCTGAAACGTACCGCCAATGCATCCGCGTGGCGGCTCCTGCCTAATGGTTGGGACTTCGTCGCGTTCCCGCTGATCCTCTGCGTGATCGCGATGGCGGCGATCGGTTTCCACCAGACGATGGCGCCGATCTCGACGTTGAAGAGCCAGGTCATCTCGCTCGCGCCGACGAATCTGCCCGAATACGCGATGCGCACGACGCTGCGCATGCTGGCCGCGATGGTCGCGTCGCTCACGTTCACGCTCGTCTACGGCACGCTCGCCGCGAAGAGTCGTCGCGCCGGGCTGGTGCTGGTGCCGATTCTCGACATCCTGCAGTCGGTGCCGGTGCTGGGCTACATTTCCTTTACGGTCACCTTCTTTCTGGCGATGTTCCCCGGCCGCGTGCTGGGTGCCGAACTCGCGGCGATCTTCGCGATCTTCACGAGCCAGGCGTGGAACATGACGTTCAGCTTCTACCAGTCGCTGCGCACCGTGCCGCGCGATCTCGACGAAGTGTCGCGCGGGTTCCACCTCACGTCGTGGCAGCGCTTCTGGAAACTCGAAGTGCCGTTCTCGATGCCGGGCCTCATCTGGAACATGATGATGTCGATGTCGGGCGGCTGGTTCTTCGTCGTCGCATCCGAGGCGATCACCGTCGGCAACAACACGATCACGCTGCCGGGTATCGGCGCCTATCTGGCGCAGGCGATCACCGAGAAGAACATGCACGCGATCGGCTGGGTGATCCTGACGATGACGGTCGTGATTCTCGCGTACGACCAGTTCCTGTTCCGGCCGCTGGTTGCGTGGGCCGACAAGTTCCGCATGGAGAACACGAGTTCGGGCCATGCGCCGGAGTCGTGGCTGCTCGACCTGATCCGCCGCACGCGGCTGATCCACCGGCTGCTCGTGCCGCTCGGCTGGATGTTCGCGCGGGCCGCGCGGATACCGCTGCGGCTGCCTTCGTTCAACCGGGTGCGCTTCCACGTTCCGCAGCGGCAGAAGTCGTCGCGCGTCGGCGACATCGTGTGGACGATTCTCGTGATCCTGCTGACGGTGTACGTCGTGTATCACGTGATCGCGTACGTACGCACCGGCGTCACGCTCGGCGAAGTGGGCCACGTGTTCGTGCTCGGCCTCATCACGCTGCTGCGCGTGATCCTGCTGATCGCGATCGCGTCGGTGGTCTGGGTGCCGATCGGCGTGCTGATCGGACTGCGTCCGGCGCTCGCGCAGAAGATCCAGCCCATTGCACAGTTTCTCGCCGCGTTCCCGGCCAACCTGCTGTTCCCGGTCTTCGTGATCGTGATCGTGCGCTTCCACCTGAACCCGGATATCTGGCTGTCGCCGCTGATCGTGCTCGGCACGCAGTGGTATATCCTCTTCAACGTAATCGCAGGCGCGAGCTCCTATCCGAACGACTATCGCGAAGCCGCGAAGAATTTCCGCATTCGCGGCTGGCAGTGGTGGCGTCAGGTGATGCTGCCGGGCGTGTTCCCGTACTACGTGACGGGCGCAATCACTGCGTCGGGCGGCGCGTGGAACGCGAGCATCGTCGCGGAGTTCGTGCAGTGGGGCGATACCCGCGTCGCCGCGCATGGTCTCGGTTCTTATATCGCGCAGACCACCGCCGCGGGCGACTACCCGAAAATCATTCTCGGCATTGCCGTGATGTCCCTGTTCGTGACCTTGTTCAACCGCCTGTTGTGGCGTCCGATGTACGCCTATGCCGAGGCGAAGCTCCGGCTCGATTGA
- a CDS encoding ABC transporter permease, giving the protein MLLQGYGPLILSGTWQTVKLAVLSLAFAFLLGLIGAAAKLSKNRVSSGLGTLYTTLIRGVPDLVLMLLLFYSIQIWLNNLTDLLGWDQIDIDPFVAGVAVLGFIYGAYFTETFRGAFLAVPRGQLEAGVAYGMSGWQVFSRIMFPQMMRFALPGIGNNWQVMVKATALVSIIGLADVVKASQDAGKGTLRFFFFTLLAGAVYLAITAVSNLVLMYLEKRYSTGVRKADL; this is encoded by the coding sequence ATGTTGCTTCAAGGCTATGGCCCGCTGATCCTGTCGGGCACCTGGCAAACCGTCAAGCTGGCGGTCCTGTCGCTCGCGTTCGCGTTTCTGCTCGGCCTGATCGGCGCGGCGGCGAAGCTGTCGAAGAACCGCGTCTCGTCCGGCCTCGGCACGCTCTACACGACGCTGATCCGCGGCGTTCCCGATCTCGTGCTGATGCTGCTGCTGTTCTACAGCATCCAGATCTGGCTCAACAATCTGACCGACCTGCTCGGCTGGGATCAGATCGACATCGATCCGTTCGTGGCCGGCGTCGCGGTACTCGGCTTCATCTACGGCGCGTACTTCACCGAGACCTTCCGCGGCGCGTTCCTCGCGGTGCCGCGCGGCCAGCTCGAAGCGGGTGTCGCGTACGGGATGAGCGGCTGGCAGGTGTTCTCGCGAATCATGTTCCCGCAGATGATGCGCTTCGCGCTGCCCGGTATCGGCAACAACTGGCAGGTGATGGTCAAGGCCACCGCGCTCGTGTCGATCATCGGCCTCGCCGACGTCGTGAAGGCATCGCAGGATGCCGGCAAGGGCACGTTGCGGTTCTTCTTCTTCACGCTGCTCGCCGGCGCGGTCTATCTCGCGATCACCGCTGTATCCAACCTGGTGCTGATGTACCTCGAAAAGCGCTACTCCACCGGCGTGCGCAAGGCGGACCTATGA
- a CDS encoding diguanylate cyclase, whose protein sequence is MNSTTLRRAAWPISFLLIVLACWFAADAAADRMVQQELDTALRTQRQMSASVVDNMAEVIASDLALSRAIPATMAELDVVQRTLAQSQDYAANASDTEPARRAQLSGKPSLASVSAFLHDAQGYSGLDILWLVNANGLCVASSNATTPRSFVGIDMRSRAYLTNALLGAFTEVYGVGRTNGEPGIFIAAPVYDDGLLVGAVVAKVGIARLRHWVARAGTFVTDDNGVVIMAHDASLEGHALPGSNVMRMSAAQRFAIYRRDAFPDIRIQPAEQLRRDAAWVPEVLAAQLFDTSMRRMPALYEARSGLNSGLGAHLVDPVVAWPELMRTHKRDRLLVFVTLAGASALACVIAMSYLRERRHHRATRHLAEQLQSANTLLSAEARHDALTGALSRRYFLDLLRHEIDDARLAGEPLCMAIADLDHFKQINDRFGHAAGDRALEHFVETCRSELRDGDAIGRLGGEEFGILLPATALAAGFETVERLRKRLQDVPSASLPATVRLSVSIGITELGPDEPSERLMSRADHALYAAKSRGRDRSEAVHPGDAASAPRTATSAR, encoded by the coding sequence ATGAACAGCACAACCTTGCGCCGTGCGGCCTGGCCGATCAGCTTCCTGCTGATCGTGCTCGCCTGCTGGTTCGCAGCCGACGCCGCCGCGGACCGGATGGTACAGCAAGAACTCGACACCGCCTTGCGCACGCAGCGGCAGATGTCCGCGTCCGTCGTCGACAACATGGCGGAGGTGATCGCGAGCGACCTGGCGCTGTCCCGTGCGATCCCCGCGACGATGGCCGAACTGGACGTGGTCCAGCGCACGCTCGCGCAATCGCAGGATTATGCCGCGAACGCCAGCGACACGGAACCCGCGCGCCGCGCGCAACTCTCCGGAAAACCGTCGCTCGCGTCGGTCAGTGCGTTCCTGCACGACGCGCAAGGCTACTCGGGACTCGACATCCTCTGGCTCGTCAACGCGAACGGTCTGTGCGTCGCGTCGAGCAACGCGACGACCCCCCGCTCGTTCGTCGGCATCGACATGCGTTCGCGCGCCTATCTGACGAATGCATTGCTGGGCGCTTTCACGGAGGTCTACGGCGTGGGCCGCACGAATGGCGAGCCCGGAATCTTCATCGCGGCGCCGGTCTACGACGACGGTCTGCTGGTCGGCGCGGTGGTCGCCAAGGTCGGCATCGCGCGGCTGCGCCACTGGGTCGCGCGCGCGGGCACCTTCGTCACCGACGACAACGGCGTCGTCATCATGGCGCACGACGCGTCGCTCGAAGGTCACGCGCTGCCCGGTTCGAACGTGATGCGCATGAGCGCGGCACAACGCTTCGCCATCTACCGGCGCGACGCGTTTCCCGACATCCGCATCCAGCCCGCGGAGCAATTGCGTCGCGACGCGGCGTGGGTGCCCGAGGTGCTCGCCGCGCAGCTGTTCGATACGTCGATGCGCCGGATGCCCGCGCTGTACGAAGCGCGCAGCGGCTTGAACTCGGGACTCGGCGCGCACCTGGTCGATCCGGTCGTCGCGTGGCCGGAACTGATGCGCACCCACAAGCGCGACCGTCTGCTGGTGTTCGTCACGCTGGCCGGCGCGAGCGCGCTCGCGTGCGTGATCGCGATGTCGTACCTGCGCGAGCGGCGCCATCATCGCGCGACGCGTCATCTCGCCGAGCAGTTGCAGTCGGCGAACACGCTGCTGTCCGCGGAAGCACGTCACGACGCACTGACCGGCGCGCTGTCGCGGCGCTACTTCCTGGACTTGCTACGTCATGAGATCGACGACGCGCGGCTCGCAGGCGAGCCGTTGTGCATGGCAATCGCCGACCTCGACCACTTCAAGCAGATCAACGACCGCTTCGGCCATGCGGCCGGCGACCGCGCGCTCGAGCACTTCGTCGAGACGTGCCGCAGCGAGCTGCGCGACGGCGATGCGATCGGCCGGCTGGGTGGCGAAGAGTTCGGCATTCTGCTGCCTGCGACCGCGCTTGCGGCAGGCTTCGAAACAGTCGAGCGGTTGCGCAAGCGATTGCAGGACGTGCCGTCGGCGAGCCTGCCGGCGACCGTCCGGTTGAGCGTGAGTATCGGCATCACGGAACTCGGCCCCGACGAACCGTCCGAGCGGCTGATGAGCCGCGCCGACCACGCGCTGTACGCGGCCAAGTCGCGCGGCCGCGATCGCAGCGAAGCGGTTCATCCGGGCGATGCGGCGTCGGCACCGCGCACCGCGACCTCCGCGCGCTGA
- a CDS encoding pirin family protein, producing the protein MIGIRRSAERGHANHGWLDSFHSFSFADYYDDAHMQYGPLRVINEDRIAPGRGFGTHGHRDMEIVTYVLDGGLSHRDSMGNGSTISPGDVQRMSAGTGVMHSEFNASKDAPLHLLQIWILPKRQGDQPGYEEKRFEEADKRGRLRVVASPDGRDGSVTIHSDASIHAGLFDGDERAQFALPAGRRAYVHVARGAVTVNGNALQAGDAAMIADVDTVTIENGDAAEVLLFDLA; encoded by the coding sequence ATGATCGGGATTCGCCGCTCGGCCGAACGGGGCCACGCCAACCACGGCTGGCTCGACTCGTTTCACAGCTTTTCGTTTGCCGATTACTACGACGACGCGCACATGCAGTACGGACCGCTGCGCGTGATCAACGAGGACCGCATCGCACCGGGCCGGGGCTTCGGCACGCACGGCCACCGCGACATGGAAATCGTGACCTACGTGCTGGACGGCGGGCTGTCGCATCGCGACAGCATGGGTAACGGCTCGACGATCAGCCCAGGCGACGTGCAGCGGATGAGCGCCGGAACCGGCGTGATGCACAGCGAGTTCAACGCGTCGAAGGATGCGCCGCTGCATCTGCTGCAGATCTGGATTCTGCCGAAGCGGCAGGGCGATCAGCCAGGCTACGAGGAAAAGCGCTTCGAGGAAGCAGACAAGCGCGGTCGTCTGCGCGTGGTTGCGTCGCCGGATGGACGCGACGGCTCGGTGACGATTCACTCGGACGCGTCGATTCACGCGGGGCTGTTCGACGGCGACGAGCGCGCGCAGTTTGCGCTGCCGGCCGGGCGGCGCGCCTACGTGCACGTAGCGCGCGGCGCGGTGACGGTGAACGGCAACGCGTTGCAGGCCGGCGACGCCGCGATGATCGCCGACGTCGATACGGTGACGATCGAGAACGGCGACGCAGCCGAGGTATTGCTGTTCGATCTCGCGTGA
- a CDS encoding AAA-associated domain-containing protein — translation MQNLKAAAPASLQTPPSPPRLGEEILRVKDVCRGFNKTQGELLVLDDANLSLREGEIVGLLGRSGSGKSTLLRIIAGLIEPTGGEVTYMGKPLEGPADGVAMVFQTFALFPWLTVLQNVEAGLEALGVGARERRERALAAIDLIGLDGFENAYPRELSGGMRQRVGFARALVVDPTLLLMDEPFSALDVLTAETLRTDLLDLWTQGRMPIKSVLIVTHNIEEAVFMCDRILVLSSNPGRVIAEIKVPFKHPRNRLDPAFRRLVDDIYAKMTARQTDEGTKKGLELGSWLPQVSTNLMAGLIETLAAPPYHGRADMPEIARSLHLEVDDLFPIAEVLQYLGFADVREGDVFLTPPARVFAEFGTQERKMMFAEHLLRNVPLAARIKKVLNERPGHRAPRVRFEQELEDFLSDSAAEETLDSVIDWGRYGEIFSYNDQTEIFSLEDVES, via the coding sequence ATGCAAAATCTCAAAGCTGCCGCTCCGGCTTCGCTCCAGACGCCGCCTTCGCCGCCCCGGCTGGGCGAGGAGATCCTGCGCGTCAAGGACGTGTGCCGAGGCTTCAACAAGACGCAGGGCGAACTGCTCGTGCTCGACGACGCGAACCTGTCGCTGCGCGAAGGCGAGATCGTCGGGCTGCTCGGCCGGTCGGGCTCGGGCAAGTCCACGTTGCTGCGCATCATCGCCGGGCTGATCGAACCGACCGGCGGCGAAGTGACCTACATGGGCAAGCCGCTGGAAGGCCCGGCCGACGGCGTCGCGATGGTGTTCCAGACGTTCGCGCTGTTTCCGTGGCTCACGGTGCTGCAGAACGTGGAAGCAGGGCTCGAGGCGCTCGGCGTCGGCGCCCGCGAGCGGCGCGAACGCGCGCTCGCCGCGATCGATCTGATCGGTCTCGACGGCTTCGAGAACGCGTACCCGCGCGAGCTGTCGGGCGGCATGCGGCAGCGTGTGGGCTTCGCGCGCGCGCTCGTCGTCGACCCGACGCTGCTGCTGATGGACGAACCGTTTTCCGCGCTTGACGTGCTGACCGCCGAAACGCTGCGTACCGACCTGCTCGATCTGTGGACGCAAGGCCGCATGCCGATCAAGTCGGTGCTGATCGTCACGCACAACATCGAGGAAGCGGTGTTCATGTGCGACCGGATCCTCGTGCTGTCGTCGAATCCGGGCCGCGTGATCGCGGAGATCAAGGTGCCGTTCAAGCACCCGCGCAACCGGCTGGACCCGGCGTTCCGCCGCCTCGTCGACGACATCTACGCGAAGATGACCGCGCGCCAGACCGACGAGGGGACGAAGAAGGGACTCGAGCTCGGCAGCTGGCTGCCGCAGGTGTCGACCAACCTGATGGCCGGTCTGATCGAAACGCTCGCCGCGCCGCCGTATCACGGTCGTGCGGACATGCCGGAAATCGCGCGTTCGCTGCATCTCGAGGTCGACGATCTGTTCCCGATCGCGGAAGTGCTGCAGTACCTCGGTTTTGCCGACGTGCGCGAAGGCGACGTGTTCCTCACGCCGCCCGCGCGCGTGTTCGCCGAGTTCGGGACGCAGGAGCGCAAGATGATGTTTGCCGAACATCTGCTGCGCAACGTGCCGCTCGCCGCGCGGATCAAGAAGGTGTTGAACGAACGGCCGGGGCATCGCGCGCCGCGCGTGCGGTTCGAGCAGGAGCTGGAGGATTTTCTGTCGGACAGCGCGGCGGAAGAGACGCTTGACTCGGTGATCGACTGGGGCCGTTATGGCGAGATCTTCTCGTATAACGACCAGACGGAAATTTTTAGTCTTGAGGACGTTGAGTCCTGA
- a CDS encoding ABC transporter permease, whose translation MTELFQEYWRNYLYTDGYRFTGVAITLWLLAVSIGLGFCLSVPLAVARVSKKKWLSTLVWLYTYVFRGTPLYVQLLLCYTGLYSLEIIRNHELTNAFFRDGMHCTLLAFTLNTCAYTTEIFAGAIKATAYGEIEAARAYGMSSFTLYRRIILPSALRRALPLYSNEVILMLHATTVAFTATVPDILKIARDVNSATYQSFGAFGIAALLYLAISFTLVALFRRAERRWLAYLRPQGK comes from the coding sequence ATGACCGAGCTGTTTCAGGAATACTGGCGCAACTATCTGTACACCGACGGCTATCGCTTCACCGGCGTCGCGATCACGTTGTGGCTGCTTGCCGTGTCGATCGGACTCGGCTTCTGTCTGTCGGTGCCACTCGCGGTGGCCCGCGTGTCGAAGAAGAAATGGCTGTCGACGCTCGTCTGGCTCTATACGTATGTGTTCCGCGGCACGCCGCTCTATGTGCAGCTGCTGCTGTGCTACACCGGGCTCTACAGTCTCGAGATCATCCGCAATCACGAACTGACCAACGCGTTCTTCCGCGACGGCATGCACTGCACGCTGCTCGCGTTCACGCTGAACACCTGCGCGTACACGACCGAGATCTTCGCGGGCGCGATCAAGGCGACTGCCTACGGCGAGATCGAGGCGGCGCGCGCATACGGGATGTCGTCGTTCACGCTGTATCGCCGGATCATCCTGCCGTCCGCGCTGCGCCGTGCGCTGCCGCTCTACAGCAACGAAGTGATCCTGATGCTGCACGCGACGACGGTCGCCTTCACCGCGACGGTCCCCGACATCCTGAAGATCGCGCGCGACGTGAACTCCGCGACGTATCAGTCGTTCGGCGCGTTCGGCATCGCCGCTTTGCTGTACCTCGCCATTTCGTTCACGCTGGTGGCCCTGTTCCGCCGCGCCGAACGCCGCTGGCTCGCCTACCTGCGACCGCAGGGCAAATAA
- a CDS encoding ABC transporter substrate-binding protein — MRKLALCVALAMLATGAAAKEWKTVRIGVDASYPPFESKAPSGDVVGFDVDLTKALCARMQVRCVWVEQDLDGMIPALKGKKFDAIVSSLTVTDRRREQIDFSSKLFDSPARMIARRGSPLLPTPQSLRGKRIGVEQGSTQETYAKTWWEPKGVIVVTYQNQDQVYADLASGRLDATLQDELQADAGFLKTPRGQGFAWAGPALQDPQTLGDGTAIGLRKQDADLKAAFDHALTEIHRDGTFDQIAKRYFAYSIYSSH, encoded by the coding sequence ATGAGGAAGCTCGCACTGTGCGTAGCGCTGGCCATGCTGGCCACGGGCGCTGCCGCAAAAGAATGGAAGACGGTGCGCATCGGGGTCGACGCCAGTTATCCGCCGTTCGAATCGAAGGCGCCCAGCGGCGACGTCGTCGGCTTCGACGTCGATCTCACGAAAGCGCTCTGCGCGCGGATGCAGGTCCGCTGCGTGTGGGTCGAGCAGGATCTCGACGGGATGATTCCCGCGCTGAAGGGCAAAAAATTCGATGCGATCGTGTCGTCGCTGACGGTCACCGACCGGCGCCGCGAACAGATCGACTTCTCCAGCAAGCTGTTCGACTCCCCTGCCCGCATGATCGCGCGACGCGGTTCGCCATTGCTGCCCACGCCGCAGTCGCTGCGCGGCAAGCGCATCGGCGTCGAACAGGGCTCGACGCAGGAAACCTACGCGAAAACCTGGTGGGAGCCGAAGGGCGTCATCGTCGTCACCTACCAGAACCAGGATCAGGTCTACGCGGATCTCGCCTCGGGCCGTCTCGACGCGACACTGCAGGACGAATTGCAGGCAGACGCAGGCTTTCTGAAAACGCCGCGCGGCCAAGGTTTCGCATGGGCCGGGCCGGCACTGCAGGATCCGCAAACGCTCGGCGACGGCACCGCGATCGGCCTGCGCAAACAGGACGCCGATCTGAAGGCGGCGTTCGACCACGCGCTCACCGAGATCCACCGCGACGGCACCTTCGACCAGATCGCGAAACGGTACTTCGCTTACAGCATCTATTCGAGTCACTGA